The genomic region CAACCAGGGCCACGCAGCAGGGTGGGCGCCCGTTGCTGACGACAACGCGGTCGATGCCCTCCTCAGCACCCACGCACAGGGGGCAACTGTCTACGACACCTCCGACGTCTACGGTCTCGGCCACTCTCTGAGACTGCTGGGCCGGATTCTTGCCCAAGTGTCGTAAGGAAGTTCGGATCACGTGCTCGATCGGGGCCTACAGAGGTACCGGCCCTCAACGCATACAGCCCTCTCAACCTGCACAGCCAGGCGGAGCAAAGCCTGGAGAACCTGGGCGTGGAGTACCTCGGCCTACTCACCTTGAACCACACCGACTTCGGACCGCACGACTGCTACCTGGAGGACGGGTGCCACGCCGACCCATCCTGTTCCGGCCCGCAGCGAGGGTCCGACACCAACCGCGCAAGAGCCTGATCGGGTGCCGCCCAACCCGCGTCCACTCGAACGTGTGAGTTCAAAAGCGTCCAGGCCCACAGGCACTGCCCTGTACATCATGACCGTATTCACGTTCGAAGAATTCGTCCGTCCGAGGCCGTGACGGCCCCGGACGGACGGCGTTTCTTAGAGCACCAGTACCCCTCGCGCGCCCAGATGGAGGATGAAATGAATCCTGTACTCGCCCCCGTGCATCAGCCTCTTGGATTCGAACAACGACAGCCTGCTGCGGACCATCTCTCTGTCGATACGCAGAGGGCCGACGCCGACGTCTGCCGCTCATCACAACCGGATACGGAGTGGGCAGCATGAGCGAGCCCACCGATGCAGCAGCCGACAACATCCCCAGTCCGCGCACCACCCCGGCCGCGGTACCACCGCCTGGACCGCAGCACGAACCTGACGGCTCATGCGCAGCCGAGGCAGTTGAGGAGGTCTCCCCCTCGGAGACGACTGGCCCCGAGCCCCAGATGCGGTTCGTCGACCTGACCGGCAGCCGAGAAGCGGCCGGCCGCTCCATCCGCATGCGCGACATGGCCCGGCGCCTGCCCCAGCTGGTCCGGCGGTCGCTGGCACTCGCCTGGCGGGTCGACCGGCGGGCCACCACCGGCCTGCTGCTGTGCCAGACGGTGGCCGGCATGATGCAAGCCCTGGGCCTGATTGCGATCAGCGGTACCCTCACCGCACTGCTGACCAGCGGAGATGTCTACCACCGGCTCCTTCAGGCATGGCCGTCCGTAGCCCTGTTGGCCACCGCTTCCGGAGTGCGGGCCCTGTTGGGGATTACCGTCAGTTGGCTCTCCTCCCGGCTGAGCCCTCTCATGTCGCGCGAGGCCGAGCAGATGCTGCTCACCGGCTGCGCCGAGGTGGAGCTCGCCGCCTATGACGACCCCGACTTCAACCGTGACCGGGAGGCCGCCGACCGCGGAGCGCAGGTCACCGGTGATTTGATCAACGAGGGCCAGGACCTGATCGCCTCGGCTGCCTCTTTCCTGGCCGGGGCCATCGTGCTCGCCGGTGTGAGCTGGGTGCTCCTTCCCCTCCTGGTCGCGGCCAGCCTGCCGCAGGCCCTTGCCCAGGTCAGCGCCGCCCGGGTCCGCTACCTGGCGAACCTGCGGAGCAACGGCGACAACCGCATTCTGTCGGTGCTGCGTTGGCACATCTTCACCCGCGAGGCAGCCGACCAGATCCGCGCCGGCACGATGGCCGGTTTCCTGTCCGGCCGGTACCGGCAGACGGTGACCCGGATCAACCGCGAGGACCGGACCGCGGCCGACAAGGGTGCCCGCATGTCGCTGGTCGGCGCGCTGTGCGGCGGCCTCGGATCGGGAGTGGTGTGGGCGGCGGTGGTGTGGCTGCTGGCCACCGGCCGCATCAGCGTCGGGCACGCCGGCACGGCCGTCTTCGCTCTGCAGACGGCGGGCCAATCGGTGCGCGGGCTGGTCGCCGTCGGGGCCCGTGCTGTGCGCACCGGCCTGTACATGGACGACTGGAGCAGGTTCCTCGACTTGGCCGGCGGATACACCATGCGCCGCGGCGAGCACCGGCCGACGCCACCCGATGAGATCGAGATCAAGTCGGTCTCGCACCGCTACGCAGGGAAGGACCAGGACGCGCTGTCCGACGTATCGCTCACTCTGCGCCGGGGCGAGGTCACCGCACTGGTCGGCTTCAACGGCTCAGGAAAGTCAACGCTGTCGAAGCTGGTCAGCGGCCTGTACTTGCCCACGGGCGGGCAGGTGTTGTGGGACGGCGTCCCCACCGACGATGCCGACCCGCAGTCGCTGTGGCAGCAGGTCGCCCTGGTACCGCAGGACTACGCGCACTGGCCGCTGACGGTGCGCGAGAACGTGACCCAGGGGCAGCCCACGGCCCGCGGTGACGCGGCGGTGCGTGAAGCGTGCGAGGCCGCCGACGCGGACGAGGTCGTCGACAAGCTCGGCGCCGGCCTGGACACCCTCCTGGCCCGCGAGTGGCTGAACGGGGAGGAGCTGAGCGGCGGCCAGTGGCAGCGCATCGCGCTCGCCAGGGCGTTCTTCCGCGAGGCAGGGCTCCTGGTCCTCGACGAGCCGACCGCGAACCTCGATCCCCGTGCCGAGTTCCGGATCTTCCAGCGGCTGCGGAACCTGGCCCAGGACCGGGTGGTGTTGCTGGTGACACACCGCATCACCAACGTGGCCGTCGCCGACCGGATCGTGGTCCTCGACGAGGGCCGAGTCGTGCAAGAGGGCACCTACAAGGACCTCGCCGGACAAGAGGGCGGCCTGTTCCAGCAGTTGCTGTCCTACCAAGTCACCTCGGAGCCGGACGGCGAAAGGCACGGGACCCGCGCATGAGGGACCCCGACATTACTTCACAAGCTTCGCCCGGGTCCGCTACCCCGGCTGCCCCGCACACCGTTGCCCCATCCACCAGTCCTTCCATGTTCCTCCGAGGTGTTGACGTGCCGATCGCTCGCCCCCGCGTCCGCGCGACCGTCGGCAGCTATCCGACTCGGCATCCGTATGAGCGAGAGTCTCTTGCCGGGCTGCTTGCCGCCCTGGACAGCCCTGACGATCCGTCCAACCGCACGACGCTTCCCGGCAGCTCGGAGGTGGGGCGATGAGCGCCCGGTCCGGCGACATGGTCGTGGCGGGAGTCTTGGAGCTGCACTACCGCATCATCCCGACCGACGTCTCCGAGGGGCCGTCAGGGACGGCCACCTGCAACTACGTGGCCCGGGATACCGACGGCCGGCGATGGTTCGTGAAGGCCTATCCGGTGAGCGCTGATCTGGGCGCCGAGCGGCGCTCCATCGAGCTGGCCGAGTTCGCCGCGCTCGGCAGCGCCCCGGTGCCGGTGATGCGCCGCACCCTCGACGGTGATCTCATCGCGACGGGCGGCGGGTTGTCAGTGTCCGTCGCCGCGTTCGTCGAGGGTGCCGAGACAGCGGAAGGCGGTCTGTCCGGCAAGCGGTGGGCCGCTGTCGGCGAGACCGTGGGCCGGCTGCACCGCACGCTCGCCCGCCACCCGGCCGGACCGCCGTGTCGCGTGCCCGTCCGGCAGGTCTGCGATGTAAAACGGGCCCGGCAGCGCCTTGAAAGACTGCTCGCCTGTTTCAGCAAGAGGCCGCCCACCTCGGAGTTTCCCACCTGGGCACGGGAGACCGCCGTCCGACGGAACGAGGCGCTGCCTGCCGTGGCCGCCATGCTCGAAGAGCTCCCGGCGTCCTTGACCGTGCAGACCGTCCACGGCGATCTGGCCTCGCCCAACCTGCTCCTGCGCGGACAGCAGGTAGCGGCATTGATCGACTTCCGGCCGCCCGGTCACCGGAGCCCCGCTTGGGAGCTCGGGCGGATCGTCCTCGACCCGCGCACCGTTCTGGCAGAGCCGCACTGGCCCACCGGCCTGGCCGAAGCGATCACCGCATACCGGGCAGCCAACCCAGCGTTGCCGGCCGAAGAACTCCTCGCCGTACCTCGGGTCGCCGCCGGATATCTGGCGTGTTCGGTGTATCCCCTGTCCGAGGCCGTCGATGACCCGGCCGCTGTCACCCCGGAGCTCGCGGCGTACGGCCGGAACCGGCATGCGGCCATGGTCGAGCTGCGCGAGCGCCTGACGGAAGCCGAGGAGGTGCTCCATGACCTCCTCCATTGACCCCTCGTCCTCTCTCGCCACCCGGCCCTCGCTGTGGCGACAGCGCAACTTTCGGCGCTACCTGACCGGGCAGGCAGCCAGCGTGACCGGCAGCTCGATCAGCACCATGGTGATCCCCGTGCTGGCGGTGCTCGAACTGGACGCGACCACCGCCGAGGTCGCCTGGCTGACGTTCCTGGGCCAACTGCCCCCCGCGCTGCTGGCCTTGCCCGCCGGGGCCCTCGCCGACCGCCATTCCAAGCGGAAGCAGATGATCACCGGTGATCTCATCAGCGCCGCCGCGCTGGCCAGCGTGCCGGTGGCGGCCGCGCTGAACCGGCTGTCCCTGGGTCAGCTGATGGTGGTCGCGGCCGTACAGGGCGCGGCGGGCGTACTGCACGACGCTGCCGCGATCAGTCTCCTGCCCAGCCTGGTCGACCGGTCCCTGATCAAGCGGAGCAACAGCCGCGTCGGCGGGCTCTTCGCCGTCGCCGCCACCGCGGGCAGCAACCTCGGCGCCGCCCTGACCGCGCTCCTCGGCCCGGCCTGGGCGCTTCTCGGGGACGTCCTCTCCTACCTCGTCAGCGCTTGGTGCACCGCCCGCATTCGGGCCCCCAAAAGCCCCCGGTCGGCAGCGGAAAGCCGCCGACTGCACACCGAGATCGGTGAGGGCCTGCGCTACGTGCACGGCGACCGCCGGCTGCGCACACTGACCCTCGTCAACGCCACGACGTCGGCCGCCCTGGCACTCCTCAACACCCTCTGGGCGCTCCACCTTTTCCGGTCCCTTGCGATGAGCGCGACCGCCTTCGGCGTGGTCCTGGGACTCGGAGCTCTGGGCGCGGCGGCCGGCGGACCCGGCCCCTGGCCCGGAGCCGTCATCGGCGGGCCCGCCGCCGGGCGCGCCCCTCTCGCCCCGTACCTACTTCCTGCCCACCAACATTCGAGGTGATCACGTGCCGCCCTCCCGCTCTCACATCCGCGCGACCGTCGAGGCCTATCTCAGCCGGCACGCCGAGGAACGGGGCGCTCTGGAAGGGCTGCTGGCTGTCCTCGACGGCACCGAGGAGCCGTCCAGCCGCGCCACGCTGCCCGGTCACGTCACCTGCAGCGCGGTGGTCATCGACCGCGACCGTCGGGTGCTCCACATCGGTCATCGGGTGACAGGGCTGCTCCTCGCTCCAGGCGGCCACGCTGAGGCGGGTGACCGTACGCTCCTGGCCGCGGCCGTGCGCGAGGTATGCGAAGAGGCCGGGCTGTGTCCCGGCGACCTGTGCCTGACTCCGCAGTTCCTCGACGAGCCGATCGACGTGGACGTCCATGACATCGACGCCGATGCGGCCAAAGGCGAGCCTGCTCACCAGCACTTCGACTTCCGTTTCGCGTTCTACCTCACCGCCGAGCAACCGCCCGCGGTCGCTCTCCAGGACGAGGAAGTCGCCGGGGCCCAGTGGCTTCCGTACACCGACGTGCGCTCCCCTACGCTGCGGGCCAAGCTCCTCGCTGCCGAGCCGCACGGCCTGGATGGGCGCCCGGAGCCCGTCAGCGCCAACGCCCTGATCCACGACGGAGCTGGCCGTTACCTCCTTCATCTACGAGATGACCGCGAAGGCATCTGGGAGCCGTGGGTCCTGGCCCTCGTGGGAGGCAAACGGTCGCGGGACGATGCCGGCCTCGAGGCGACACTGCGGCGCGAGCTGGCAGAGGAGACGCCGGGCCTGGAGCCCACGGGCCTGATGCCTTTCGCCGTCCAGGAGGCGACGAGCGTCGACGGCCTGGCGGTGCCCATCAGCGTCTACGCCGGGCACTGGAGCGGTGATGCCGAGGCAGTGGATCTCCGCGAAGGTGTCCTGCTGACGTGGTGCACCGTGGACATGCTCGACCGGCTGCGCCTGAGCCCCGGGCTTGAGGCGCTGATCCGGCGGCACGCCGCCGAGCACCTCGCGGCGGAGGAGCCGGCGGTCGGCACTGGGCCGCTGGCCGACGAGGTCCCGCCGGGAACCCAGCTGCACATCGTGGGTGTCCACCTGCACCTTCAGGACGACCAAGGCCGGATCCTCCTGGGGCTTCGCCACCCGAACTCGGCCTATGCGCCGGACACCTGGCACTTCCTGGCCGGCCACTGCGAGCGGGAGACGGCGATCGACTGCCTGGTACGCGAAGCGAAAGAGGAAGCGGGCCTTACCATCGCGCCCGAGGACGTCGATCTCGTCCACACGGTGCACCACGTCGACTCCCCAGACGCCCGGCCGAGGATCGGGCTCGTCTTCCAGGCCCGCTCCTGGACCGGCGACCCGGAGGTCCTGGAGCCCGACCGGTGCGTGGAGTGGCGGTGGTGGAAGCCGCAGGACCTGCCGGAAGCGGTCGTGCCGTACACCCGCATGGCGATCGACGGAATCCTTTGGGGGCGCCTGTACTCCGAGCAGGGCTGGGGCGAGCGATGAGCACTCTGGACACCTGTTCCGCCGCCGGCCCGGTCGGCGGGGCCACGCCGACGGATGCGGAAACGGATTCGGCAGCCGCGCGGGCGGTGATGGTCGCCCGGCTCGAGGAGGAAGGGACTCTGGGGCCGGGCCCGGTCCGCGACGCTCTCCTCGCGCTGCCCCGCGAAGTGCTGATGCCGCAGGCGTACATACGGCGCAGCGGGCCGGGAGAGGAGGTGCCGCGGTGGGATCTGCTGGACTGGTCGGCGCCGCTGGACCGCCCCGAGCTGCTCGGGCTGCTGTACGGCGGGGCCAGTGTGCTCGTCCAGCATGACGGGGAGCCGTTGCTGGGCCGGGCGCGCGGGACGCGGTCGGGGGCGTCGATCACGTCGATGTCGACGGTGATGGGTTTGACCGTCGAGCTGCTGGAGGAGCTGGATCTGCGCCCGGGTCTGCGGGTGCTGGACGTCGGGACGGGCGCGGGGGTGACCGCCGCAGTGGCCTGCCAGGTCTGCAGCGACCAGGGGGTGGTCACCCTTGATCGGGACCAGCACCTCACCGACGCGGCCGCCGCCCGCCTGGCCGATCTCGGCTTCCGGCCGCAGGTGGTGTGCGGTTCGGGCGAACAGGGCCTCCCGGGCCGGGAGTTCGATCGGATCTTCCTGTCGTACACGGTGGAGTGCGTGCCGACGGCCCTGGTGGAGCAACTCGCGCCAGGCGCCGAGCTGCTGGCGCACGTGACCAGCGCGTCCCCGTCGTGGCCCGGCCTCGCCGTCGTCCGGCGCACCGCAGACGGGTATGTCACTGCGGAGCTGCGGGCCGTGGAGTTCGCCCACCGTGCCGGGCACGGCATGGCGCGGATCTGGCTCAGCGAGGAGTTCCGGCAGCGCATGGCCGCCGAGTCCGGCGCGTGGACCCAGCGGAGCATGCTGGCGCCGCCCGCGGACAGCGACCGCGGATTCTGGCTGGCGGCCGATCATCTCCTCGGCGGAGGTCTGGTGCGGGACTTCGGCGCTGAGCACCTGGCGATCGGCGCACCCAGCTGCGGATCCTGGATGCGCGCGGAGCCGGTGGGCCACCGGCGCTGGAGCGTCACCGTCGACGGCCCACGGGACATCTGGAAAGAGATCCAGGACCTCGCCGACCGGTGGCGGGCCGCATGCTCTCCCGACCGCTACCGCCTCTACTTCGACGCGGACGGCGGGCAGCGCGCCGCGTCCGAGTGCGGACGCCTGGCATGGCAACTACCCGCCCCCCGGCCGCTCGATGAGGGAGCCACCTCGTGACCTACCCCGACGGGCCCCTTCCGGGCCTTGCACCGGATCAGGAATCCATGTTCGACGGCGCGGCGTTGACCTACGCCCGCCACCGCCCCGGCCTGCCGGAGGCAGCGGTGCGCCTACTCGCCGGCACGCTGCGGGGCCGGCCGTCCCCGGTGCTGCTCGACCTGGGTACCGGAACCGGGCAGGTGCCCTTCGCGCTCCTGTCCGCCGGCGCTGCCCTGACGCACATCGAAGTGGTCGACGTCAGCCAGCAGATGCTGCATCAGGCCAGGCAGGCCCTCCAGCCTGTGCTCGGTCACTGCACCCTCACCCTCGTCCACGCGGCGGCCGACGCCTATGAGCCGCTCGCGACGCTGCCGGGCGAACCGGACTGCGGCCCGGACCTGATCACCTTCTGCCGGTCCTACCACTGGATGAACGGTGAGGCGGTCCTGGAGATGGCCGACCGGGTTGCCACACCGGGTGCCGCAGTGGCGATCATGGGCGACGGGAGCCTGTGGACCCACGACGCGGCCTGGACCCGTGCGCTGCGCGAGTTGATCCAGCGCTGCCTGGGCGCCGGGCGCCGGGCGGGCGCCCGCCGTTCCTACGCCGAGCCCCGCCGCTCGTACGAGGAGGACCTCGCCGACTCGGCGTTCAACGACGTCACCGAGCACCTCTTCCCGGTGACCCGCGCGTGGGCGCCGCAGGAGGTACTCGGCTACCTGCGCACCACGTCCTTCGCCGCTCCTGAGCTCTTCGCAGAGCGGCACCAGGCGTTCGAGGACGAGGCCCTCGCCCTTCTCCACGCGCAGGCGGTGGACGGGTCTCTGGTCGAGGACGCGATGTTCAGGGTTCTGCTCGCCCGCCGTCCGGAGGGAGCGCGGTGAGCGGCGGGCAGCGGCACACCGAGCCGGTGGACGTCCACTTGATCCTGCGCCGGGAGACCGCCGACGGGCCTCAGGTTCTGCTGTCCCGGCGGGCCGGGCAGGTGTACGCCACCGGCCTGTGGCACCTGCCGTCGGGGCATCTGGACGGTCCGCACGAGGACGTGGTCACCGCCCTGATCCGCGAGGCACGGGAGGAGACCGGGGTCGTCATCGACCCGGCCGACGTGCGGGCCGCCGTGACCGTGCACCACCGAAGCCCAGGAGGCGCCTCTCGTACCGGGCACTTCTTCGAGGTTCGGCGGTGGAAGGGCGAGCCCGAGATCGCCGAGCCGGACGTCTGCGACGCGATGGACTGGGCGCCCCTTACCGCCCTGCCCGCCCAGATGGTGGCGTACTGCCGTGCGGGCCTGGACGCCTACAGCGCCGGCGCGCCGCTCGCCGTGCACTTCCAACTGCCCGGCGACAGCATCGCCTTCGACTCCGGCGCCGACCGGCTGCGCCTTGTGCCGGACGTGACCGGCCAGGCGTCTGCCGCCCGTCCCGACGCTGCGGTCGTGCAGTTCGCGGAGCGGGCGGTCGGCCGGATCGCGCAGTGGACGGATACCTCATGGGCGCGCGAGGAGAGCCGCGTGTGGCGGGTCCACGGCGTCCAGAGCGGCACCTGGTACGTGAAGGTGCACCAGAGCGAGCGGTTCCACGGCAGGGAAGTGCGGGGGCTACGGACGTGGGCGCCGGAGCTGGGGGCGGCCGCGCCCCGGCTGGTCGCGGCCGACGAGACACTGCGGGCGGTGGTCCTCACCGCGGTGCCGGGCCGCCCGCTGCACGGTGCCGTCCTTGCCCCGGACCGGGAGAGGGTGGTCTTCCAACGGATCGGCGCGCTGGCGCGCCGCATCCACCAGTCCTCTCCCCCACGGCCCGCTCCTGCCGGCAGCGGCCCGGCCGTGGCCAAGGCCGACCGGCATCTGGCCGGGGCACGGTCTCATCTGCTCCCGGGTGATGAGGAGTTCGTCCGCGACCTCGTCCGGAAGGCCGAAGATCTGCAACCGTTGGAGTGGGTGGAGACCCACGGAGATTTCCAGCTCCGCAACATCCTCCTCTACACCCCTGACGCCGCGAACGGCCCGGCCGATCCCGACGTCTTCGTAGCGGTGATCGACCTTGAGCGCAGTGAGCCGGGACCGGCCGTACGGGATCTGGTCCGCCTGTCCGACGCCTGGGCCGGCCGCCCTGACCTGTTCGAGGCATTTCTGGCCGGGTACGGCAGGTCCCTGACCGCCGCCGAGGAGGCCCGCCTCGTCATCGACGCAGCTCTCGATTCCGTGAGCGGGATCTCGTACGGCGCCGCCCACGGTGACCCCGAGCTGGTCGAACGCGGCCGCCGGACGCTGGCCCGCCTACGCGCCGAACATCATGCAGCCCTCTCACCGACAGGAGATGCGACATGAACGCCGACACGGCACCCACTGCCGAGGCCGAGCCGCACGACGCCGCCGGACGAACACCGGTCCGCGCAGCAACGCCCGCTGACGCCGAGGCCATCATCCGGATCCGTTCCGAATACGTCCTATCCTCACCGTTGACCGAGGAGTGGGTCCGGCGGTGCACGGACGAGCTGGCGCCACGGCTGACGCCGGAGGGAGACGCGCGGGCCTTCGCCGTCGACGCCCCGGACGGCACGATGGCCGCCTGCGCCCTCGGCCTGATCCACCCCGTCCTGGCGGGGCCGGCCTACCCCCGGGGCCGGGCCGCCCGCGTGCACGTGGTCGCCACGCACCCGGACCACCGGCGCCGCGGCTATGCCCGGGCCGTCGTCTCCACACTCCTCGACCACCTCGCCGACGTCACTCTGTTCGAGCTGCATACCAGCACGGAGGCCGCGCTCCTGTACCGGGAGTTGGGCTTCAGCGGCAGTCCGGCACTGATGCGGATGACCCGTCGCAGCCAGCCCGTCGTTGGAGCGGCCGGTGCGCAGCCGGACTCGACGTGGGTGCCGCCGCAGCAGTATGCCGACTCACTGCCCCGGGCGGCCGCGTTCGTGTGCCTCTACGCCACCGACGAGGACGACCGGCCGCTCCAGCTGCACTCCGTCTACTCCCCCGGCCACCCCTGGCCATCCCTGGCACATGATCGGCGGCGCGATGGATCTGGGCGAGCGGCCCTGGGACGCGGTGGTGCGTGAGTGCCGGGAAGAGACCGGCATGACCGCCGTGGGTCCGCCCCGGCTGCTGGCCACTGTGTACGGGCAGCCCCGGGCGCAGCGTCCGTACAGCACGCTGCAGCTGATCTTCGATGGCGGTCGCCTCACCGATGAACAGATCCGCGGCCTCACTCTCGACGCGCGCGAGCACGACGAGGCCCGCGTCCTGCCCCTGGCCGAGTGGGAGGCATTGATGCCGGCCCGCGATTTCGCGCGGCTGCGCGCTGTGGAGGACGCCCGCCGTACCGGCGTGGCCGCATACGTCGACACCTGGGGGGACGCATGACCACCAGCAGCATCGTCTTGATGTCCGACCGGCGGGTCGCCGCGATCCCCGTCCAGGAGCGCGGCGAGGCTCTCGTCGACGCCCGCAAACCGGACACGGCGGGCGCATGGCCCACGTCCGCCAGGGCGTGCTCACGCGGCTGCAGCAGGCGCAAGCGCTGCTCCCCGGCGGGCAGTTGCTGTTCATCGAGGGTTACCGGCCTCCGTCCCTGCAGCGCCGGTACTTCGAGGAGTACTCCGGCAAGCTCGCGCGTGTCCATCCGGGCTGGCGGGCCGCCGAGCTTCGGGAGGCCGTCAGCCGCTTCGTTTCACCGCCGGAGATCGCGCCGCACTCCGCCGGCACGGCCGTCGACGTGACGTTGATCGACGACCAGGGCCCGCGAGCTGGACATGGGCACGCGCATCAACGCCTCCCTCGAGGAGTCGCCCCCGACCTGGGCGCCCGGGCCCGCACGAACCGGGCCACTCCGGGCGGCGCGTTGTCCACCGCAGGCTTGATCAATTACGGGACTGAGGGGTGGCACTGGTCGTTCGGCGACCGGTACTGGGCGCTGCAGACCCAGCAGCCGGCCGTCCTCTACGGCCTCGTGGAACTGCCCTGACACCGCGCCACCACCCCGCCTTTCACGAACGAGGAGCGATCTGTGGGAATCACCCGGACCGACTGGTCCGAGCACTACAACGACGGGCGAAGCTTCCGGCGGCTCGGGGACGAGGAGAAGGGCCTGCTCGTCGAGCACGCCCCGGCCCCCGAGGGCGGCCGCGCGCTCGACATCGGCTGTGGCACGGGCGAGTTGTCCGTCTACCTCGCCTCGCTCGGCTACACCGTCGACGGAGCGGACTTCGCCGAGGGCGCGCTCGAGCGGGCCCGCGCGGAGCACGCCGAGATGGACGGGGTGCGCTGGCTGAGCCTGGACGTGGAGCGCGACGACCTGACCGGCCTCG from Streptomyces sp. NBC_01267 harbors:
- a CDS encoding M15 family metallopeptidase produces the protein MAHVRQGVLTRLQQAQALLPGGQLLFIEGYRPPSLQRRYFEEYSGKLARVHPGWRAAELREAVSRFVSPPEIAPHSAGTAVDVTLIDDQGPRAGHGHAHQRLPRGVAPDLGARARTNRATPGGALSTAGLINYGTEGWHWSFGDRYWALQTQQPAVLYGLVELP